CCCCCCACAGCACGATGAAGGCGGAGTGCGCGCCCATGTCCTCCTTGGTATGGACCTCGAGGACGCCGGTGAGCCCGGCCCCGAACGCGCCCAGGCCCCAGCAGATGATCGTCCCACTCCACCACTGGCACCCGTAGAGGTTCGCGAAGCGGCGGAGCAGTTCCGAGTTGATCCGGGTGCCGTAGTTGTTGGCCAAGAGCCCGTGACCCGACCAGGTCCCCACCGCCTCCCGGCCCACGGCCCGCATCTTCGTGACGATCAGGTCGAGCGCCTCGTCCCAGGTCGCCCGGCGCCAGTCATCCGTGCGTCGCCCGCGGACCAGCGGGTGCAGCAGCCGCCGGGGATTATCGATGATCTCGCGGGAGGCCTGACCACGGATGCACAGGAACCCCTGGCTGTCGGGATTGTCGCGGTCGCCGGTGACTCCGACGAGGCGCCCCTGCTCGACCTCGACCAGCATGCCGCAGAGTGTCGGGTGGCAGTTCATCGGACACATGGTGCGGATCACGCGGCGGTCCAGCATGGTCGCGAGTATATACTACGGGACTCGTGAGCCACGGCGGCGACATCGAGCGACGGGTCGTGCAGGTCCTCGACGGCCTCGGCGTCCCCTACGAGCTGCTCCCGATCGATCCGGCCTACGCCGACACCGCCGCCTTCTGCCAGAAGTACGAGAGGCCGCTCGACCGCGCCGGCAACACGATCATCGTCGCCTCCAAGAAGGAGCCCCGGCAGTACAGCGCCTGCGTGGTGAAGGCGACGCGCCGGCTGGACGTCAACCACGCCGTGCGGCGGCTCATGAACGTCTCCAAGCTCTCGTTCGCGTCGGCGGAGGAGACCAGGACTCTCACCGGCATGATGATCGGCGGCGTCACCGTGTTCGCGCTCCCGCCGGGCCTGCCGATCTACGTGGACGACACGCTCATGGGGCTCGACTGGATCATCCTGGGCAGCGGGAGCCGGTCCTCGAAGATCAAGACCTCGCCCGAGGTGTTCCGGCGCCTTCCCGGCGCCAGCATCGTCGCCGAGCTCAGCCTCGAAGGAGCTCCCGGTAGCGGAAGCAGCTGACGGTGTGGTCGTTGACCATGCCCACGGCCTGCATGA
This portion of the Candidatus Methylomirabilota bacterium genome encodes:
- a CDS encoding YbaK/EbsC family protein encodes the protein MSHGGDIERRVVQVLDGLGVPYELLPIDPAYADTAAFCQKYERPLDRAGNTIIVASKKEPRQYSACVVKATRRLDVNHAVRRLMNVSKLSFASAEETRTLTGMMIGGVTVFALPPGLPIYVDDTLMGLDWIILGSGSRSSKIKTSPEVFRRLPGASIVAELSLEGAPGSGSS